GCTATGCCTCACCGGATTGATTCAGAGACACACAATAAAGCATAGTTCCTGCAACAGCAGTACAGcacattcaaaattttaaaaccacaTAATGAAGGGTATCCAGAAACTTAATAGTGGAATACCAAATAACCTCATTCTGTCAGAAAACAGTCCATTTTAACATCTGTAACATCAAGTTGTAGAATCTCTGCTCTGCAACCTAGGATTGAACCAATACTGCACAAAAAGGGGGGGAAGGGGGTGGTCAGACCTTTCCAAAGACATCGATATGATAGTTCATCGCCAATGTTTTTACACACATTTTCTTCTATAATTGCAATAGAAAAAGTTCTGGACAGCATCTGATATTCTCTTTTATTcagaaaataagaagaaactAATGAGCTCTAACTCAAATGACACTTTAGCAATTGGAGGATGAGGACCCAAATTATTGGATTTACTTGAGTGTGACTAGTGAGGACGATTTGGAGTATATGATAAGAAGTACGAGATTGGGACAATTATAGGACCTTTGTGAGACTACTTCATAATGCAATAAAGCGATTTGCAGGTTCTGTGTAAGTTCAAATTGTGTAAGCTGTAGGCACTAGGTAGTAGCCGTAGGCTGGTTAACGATTTAGATTGGTTCgttttattatattatgttcATTTTCTATGCGTTGAAATTTTTGGAGGGTTAGCAATTTTGGATACTTCGGCTGGTTAGCAGTTTCTGTGAGGTAACTTTTTATTACAAAgcccaaaaatctcaaaaagcaaacaataataaatatataaaaaacacCCCTTGTTCACAATTGAAATCGAAGGGTGGCCCAAGACactcaaaattattatttcctttttgttttaaaaaatgggcCCAATACTAACCCAACAAGTCCAATCATCTGTcaaaatgttttctttaataGGCAGACCAAGATCTGATCGTCCACGTAAAAGTGGCGTGCATGTGGGCAACCTCACCCAAACCTTCTGTCAGCAATGACACAAGCAGGGGCCCTTCACCCAAGAATTTCGGTTTGGGTGATGGGTTTATAGACAACCTAAACTGATCCTACACGTGAACACCCCTAAATTcctaaacaataaaacaaagaaaatgaacCAAAAGGAAAGGGTATAGAGCAAAATATAGGAACTGATGAGATGGTCAATACAGATATCATTTTCCAATCCAATAAATTCTCTTACCTAGGATGTGTACGGCCAAGATCACCGTGGACAAACTCCTTAATATATGTGCCAGCCTGAATCAAAAGACCATCATTAGTGTTTTCCACTTGCCATATATGAGCATACAGAATTAGTATTCACGTAAGTCATAGTCTTCATGATACTCAATACTGATCTGAGCTAAGTCCTTTGTGTATGCTATAATAAAGCAGAAAGAGTACAGAAGTGGATTATAGGCCGCCCCAAACCCATTAGTATCTGACTCCTAAAATTATCCAGAATTACTTTCCACAACAttattttttcatgaaaatgTCTAATAATATTTCACTTAAAATCACAAAATGCAGAGATTGTGCCTTGGAGTTATATTAACTAGGATACAAATTAGTTGTTGGAGTAGCTATATCTCCAAGCCTCCTCAACTAAATCTTGATAGATTTCAATAGAAATCAAACATAATCACTAATTCACagtaaaaacaataaaagtagCTTGATATTGTGAGACTCAAAGTTGGGGTGGAGGGGCGCACATTTAGCTGATTTTCCTATCAGAAGAATTGGAGAGGCATTCCCTTTCCCTCAactcaaccccccccccccccccccccccccaaaaaaaataaaaagcgagagaaagaaagaaagatcatAAACTAATTTGGGAGAGCATAAGCCTTTTAAAGGCTGTAGCTTTAACCTTTCCTTTTAGGAGGTAAAAAGCCGTAGTATTCTTGAGAAATAACCCTTTGACTGCTTCTTAAAAGCCACCTAAAATGCTTAACCCACTTTACAaataacacaaaacaaaaacaccctTGAAGCCCTAGCATTTCTGTTTAATTAATAACTCTAACAACAAAATCGTATCATTATCCAACACATTTCAGAAGTCCTTGCTATAACCATTAACCAGAGATTCAGATTTAAGGTAAACATGGCTCTGATTAAACCTATCCTTCTCATCCATTTGGataaattcataaatataatgataataaataacTGTATCCATATCAAAAGAAATTGTATTACATTACCTGAGTGCATAgatgcaaaagaaaatattgagaaCTTCCAACAATCCTCTCAATTTTCAtcctaaaatttgaaaagatattttaaaaaattagatattcTGAACATATACATAATGGTAGAGCTTAAAGAAGGCTATCTGACATAATGATAAGGCTCCAAccaatgtataattttttcacGTTGTAATGGACTACGACGGTGAAGCACCCTTATAGGGGTCCCCTGCAAAATTTTCTGTACAGTACAGAAACGGATCATGAGTAActtctataacaaaaataaactttgCACAGGCAGGCCTTAtccttttttttgataagtaaaatcAAAATAGAGCATATAAGAAACTGACAAGAAACAAAGATATGCCACTGGATAGAAGTATCAAAAGGCAGATAAGAATATTCTCTCATTCAGCAAGGATAGATAAACTGATAAAGTGCGGTAGTTTTTATGAACTTATAGAGAAAGAGGGTgtagaaagaagagagaggacAAAAGGATTGCATGGTTTAGCCTAATGGTCTACATCTACTGAGTAAGCCTGGAGGGGACACCAGGGCATTGCATttattgtgattttattttgatttcagTCTTTATTTCTGATTATAGCATTTTCAGTTATTTCCTTTTTTGTATTAGTTGACTCTAACTTGAAATTGTGGCATTAATGATGATTGTAATTGGGACTTGGGAGCCTATTTGAGGATGGCTCCCCAGACATTTTGGGATGgagaattttataaaataaagaatatttcAGATTGTATGTTTCTATATTTGGTGGTGAAGCCAAACACCCTACCCTATGGTGGTGAAGCCTACGGTTGACCATTTATCTATACATTTTACACCATACTTTACTCTATAGCATTACCTACGGCCTGTTTGGTAGAGCGGTTATGAACCAcactttttcaaagtaaaaCATTCTtaaacttcacttttttctAGGTACAGTTTTCTCAGACAACCCCATtaccaataaactaaaaaataagcTATACCAACAGGCACTTTGTTAGTTGATCAAACATGGCAATGGAGTGTATCAATGTGTTTGGAGTGTGGAATTAATGAACAACACATGTAATTTCCTTGAGTCCAACAACATGAGAACTTCTATGGTTCTACCAAACACTGGTTGGATTCTATTAATGTAAAGAAAGCATCATAAGAGACATCACATTCAAAGCTTTAGCAAGTTGCAAAAActatgataataaataaatattaataaaatatgaagcTTACAAACAACTCACCATGTCCTTGAGTGAGGATATAGAGTCCAAGCCTACATCCTCGAGTGGGCGCGAAATCCACACAAGCGCAGCATACTGCTTCTACACGAGATATATGAGTAACAATAAGAATCATGTCTAACTTTAAGTAATGTCACatcacttgattttttttattggatgtgaattttgacaaatctatagttagattacattatcttctcATGTCCACAACGCTTGCAAAATTTTACGACGATCAACAATCAACAACTATGTCAtttatcaaatgtttaaatttcaattttttgtattttaaaattatacataaaagaTAAGGTTATGgattaaatagaaaataacatccgattagtacaaaatttggcatgtgttaagaacatagaaaacatgtaatctaatggtgggattttcaaaatattaatctaataaaaagttattagatggtgtaatattacttaaagttacacaaagtgtaatactttttttttttatatataagtaaaaaagAGTATACCAAGTgtaatacatacacacacatatatataaacaaagaaataattaaataaacataaacCTGCTTCTCTGCTTCTCCCTCACGCATCATGGTCCACCCCTCAATGCCTacaactttcaaattttttacacCAACCTGCATCTCAAAATGTTTTATGCACCATTGATCAtaatcatgtttttttaatatcagGAAGAAGTGTAAATACAATTGGCATTGAACTCaccaatttattttccaaattgttTATGCTTGTTTCTATTTCTCTTACAAATGCCTCAGATGGTATTCGGCGTGCATTTTGTACCTCAACCAGGAAAGGCCTACCTGAACCCAACATTCGAACCTGAAAAAATAAGTTCCATAATTCAGGATTTCATCATTGGGGTCAAAATTGCAGCAAGGAAAGCAGATCTCTAGTTGCAGCAAGGAAAGCAGATCTTTAGTACATCAATATCCTCTCTTCCAGCGGCATGAAACTTATAATTGTCACCTTGACACAGAGGTTGGATGTTGCTACCTATTATCTCCTAGAGAGTAAGCACATTACACTGTCAGTTTTTTACCCATTGCTTCATAGAAACAACCTCAATTAGAATAATAATCACCATGATCAGAAAAGTAGATAGTACCTCAACAGATGCTTCTCCCATTCTTTCATCATCAATGATCCATCGTGTTTGACTCACATTTCTTGAGTACTACAATACAAAGAGTAACCGAGTGAGACTGATAGCATGGATTGCAAGTTGCACAGTATACACTTTTCAAGTTCAAATTAAACCGTCAATGTTGCTTTGCCACTAAAACTAGTGATTCAAGCGTCCAGTAGCATTGTAATACATAGATGCtccaatatattttattgaggAAAGACTACTTTGTGTGCAAAGAACATGAAGGAGATTAAAGAAACATAGATGCTCcgataatgtaaaatagatatcACGATGTATGCTTCCATATTTAATAGAAAAACACTCTTGCAGGTACTCTGTTTGATGTCTAATAATAAATCAGAACAGATGATTCAAGACCATTTCCACACATGAGGGCTTGCTAGCTCTAGAGAATTTGATATTTTGAATggaaatcaaatatatatagattcaCATATTGTAATATGTAGATTCTCCAATAATGTAAAATATGTATCAAGATGTATTTGCCAGATTTAACAGAACAAAATTCTTGCAAAACTTTGTTAGTGCGTGTAtgagtttttttcttaagagggggggggggggggggggggttgctGTATTTGTTCTCTTGCCCAAGGTGTCTGCCTCCAATTAAGAAGCGTGACTGCATGATCTAATATAGGGTGTTCACctcattgtttaaagttttatttaaagTCTCTAAAGGGACCACCTCATTTTTTAAGTAAACATGTCATATGCACTCTTTCCGcatttattttgcttttgttttgacCTAGACTGAAGAGTTGGATGAAAGAACACATATGCCACATGAAACCCCTTACTAAGAGAAAGGGTCTCAATTCCAACATTTAGTTGGGTTGCATACTAGATCATACGCACTCTAGGGTAAGTTAATCGGTTGACCAGTAACTTCACTAACATCTAGTACATCAACTTTCTCTGCTCTCCCATATGCTCTTACAAGAAGCAGCAATGAAGCAAACTGTTTCCTCGTCAAAACTAAAATATatgaaatcaaacaaaataaagaaagattgatTGTAATACGATCTGTTTGGAAATAgcttatttagctttttttgttgaaaactttaTGCTAAAAGTGTGCTAAATTAtacttgtactttgaaaaagtgagaaaaattaagaaaaagtgaggttttaaaaagctgaacataaaaactaaaaagaaaaaggctagtttataagctgtatccaaacacacacgaAGTATTTACATGTAGCCAAGAGATTGAAATTGATAAACTAGACAGCAAATACACTAAATTCTTAAACATTTAAAGGCTAATATAAATCAAAAAGGAAATAAAGTTCTTTATTGACAATGGTTTACCTTCAGATATCTCCCACCAAAGTAGATGGGTGTCCTCTGGCAAAGAAGCACCAAGTGACAAGCGTCATTGACCTAGAAAGGTTAAAAAGGCAAATAATATCAGCACCATATTAAATCTAACAACCAAACCAAAATCAGTCTAATATTTGATCAGACATGAATCATGAAGTGCAGTGACTTAGGATCCAGTTGATGCTTGATATTAAAAAAGCAACACTTTTATATCAACTTTTACAAAAAGTATGACTAGGATTACCCAGCACTTCTCTATTTCctagagtgaaaaaaaaatgcttctcTTGTCACCATTAATTCCAAATCACCTCTCTCCCATCAGCCAGAGTCAGTATAGAATTAATTTAGGCCCCAAAGGGAGAGTGAAGGGGAAGATTTAAACTAGTCACCTCCGCTTCATGAAGCGTGATCCCCCCTACTGATTGTGCTACCCCTTGGACTAAGAAAGGGAATTTCCTATTTCAAGTCATGGATGCAAGAGAGGTCAACAACTGAGTTGCAAACTTGACATTGCTGAAAGTGTTCTGATCATTTACATATTGGAGTTGCTCTAAACCATACCAAACCCCATCCTAATAGAAGCTCTAGGCCAAAGGAGCAAAAGAATTACCTTCTGTAGAGGGAATTTGAAGCACTCAGAAGATTCATTATCTTGCAAACCATCAAAAGACCTTTCAACAGTTGCGTCAGCTAAATCAGAGCATTTGATGTCCCCAGCTACTGAGTCATCAAGAGAGTCAACACTGTTTCCTGTGCCCGTATCAATCAGCAAAGTTAATTTCAGAATCCAACTTTGAGgaataaatgtaaataaatttataataaaaaggaaCACATTTGTATGTTAATAAAAGTTTCTGATATTGTACAATTAGTCATAGTATGGAACTTAATCTGGAATATATTAGCAAGAGGATTATAGCATCTTATGGATAAAGAATatcctaaccttttttttttttaagaattaagtaATATAATATTGATCAAAAAGACTTTATGTTCACGAAAATCCCAACCATTTTTTTACtgttaaataaaaagagagaggtaCAGCGAGAATAGTTTTCCTGGTACACAGGGAGTGGACAAAGGGAATACTaaccataaatatataattcaatcaGATAgcttcaagtcttcaacaacAAACACacaatggcaaaaaaaaataattttccataaataTTACAATAATTACAAAACAACTTGGAACTCCACTGCCCTCATATCATTTACCAGGCTTTTAGCTGTACAAGTCGGGAATAAGGATAGAGATAATTGAACTCATCTGAGCAGATTGCTCTGTCCAATACTGTGTACATTTGAAATGGGATACTCAGTTCATACAACAACCGGGCTTTGAATCTTTGCCCCGCAATTTCAATGTCCAGATAAGTAATAACTTATTAAGCAGAcagaaaaacaacaaagagcCCCTAGAATTTGCTTCTTTTAGTCATTAAATGGATGCCTCTCCTACCAACAACACCGTATATGCTTTATGTAGACCTATCTCTTCAAGAAACATATTGAATTATTTGTAAGGGGATGATATCAACCaaaatttgttaacttttttttttataattcaatagttggggatGGGGGGATTTGAAATCTGGATGTCTCCACTAGAAACAACAATAGGTGCAGTTGAGCTATAAGGCTCTAGgcacaaaaaaattgtaatcatTAGGCACTTGGTCCCCACCATCGCACCCTAAGGTCCAGTAACTGCAAATATCTCAATTTAAAAAGGAAATAGAAAGTGTTGTTCCTTTTGTCCAGTGAGATAGTGGGCTCAAGGTCAAGACCCAATGGGAGTGTATGTGTAATTACTAATTATCaatccaggaaaaaaaaagaggaaatagAAAGCACAAAGCTCTCCAAATTACAGCTACACAAAATCTGTACAATCAGATAATCTCCCAAATGATAAACCTAACAATTTAATTCTGAAAGAACTTGTATAATCATATACCTTAACAAAGCAAATTTGTCTCAATAAATTCTCTTTAGGGATAGTTAGAAACACATCATGATCTTCAAGCTTAgatccaaataaaataataacacaaATTAGGTACAGATTATGGCTTTTAAACTTGAAAGCAGAGCAACTAACACAGAATTATAAGGTTTCATTTGTCGCATTCATAATGAAACAACAAGACTAAATGGGGTTGATAAAAATAGTCACATGCCTGTTTTTATTCTCTTGCAACCCTGTTTGCTCACTGCTACACTCTGAACCACTTTCGAAGCTTTGTGAGAAAATGTCAAACGGATGCGGAAATTGCTTATACCTGATTTACAATCCTGTGAAActtttaatttcatataaaataattggataaataaaatttcaatacaTGCTTAACTCTATTCAATCATAGGAAAGTTCAGTGTAAGAAGCAAATCTATACTCACCAACAATGTTTCAAGGGGTTTTGCTAAAGAGAATTTTAAGGCATCCTTTGCAGATATACTTTGAGAAAATGGCCCTCCTTGGAACCAAGGTTCAGTCCCATACTTTCTTTTCATGTacaacctaaaaaaatttggaaactGAAATCATTGTCACCAAATCATATATAgttatattaataggtaaaaagaaagttagaaaataaaccaaaacaGAGAATCACTAGGTGCACAAATCATAGTGATAAAATCCCCCATTAAAATCAGAATAGTTTCAAGCCTAAAGAATTTTCGAAATTTTCTGACAAGCATAATAAGCAAATAGGGctatttctttcccttttctttcttttattttttttttggaagaaaaattattaaccAAAGGCCAGGCACCCCCGACTTTTGAATTTGAACAGGAGAAGTACCATTACTGACACAAGCTCAGAGATTCTACAACATCAGTAAGTCAACAATTCTTACCTAACTGAGTTTTCATTTTCAAGGATAATTGGAGGTACGGACACTTCAAGAGAAAAGCTATCAATCTGATAGCCCTCTTGCTTCACCAGCTCAGAAATTGCAACAGCCATATCACTAGCACTTCCTTTTTTCACTGGAATTTCCTTGTTGTCGCAATAGATGAACTGCAAAATGCCTAAACAAAGGGCGCAGAGTACTTCCTCAAATTCTGATTCCTTAGAATTGGAACTGATGTCCTCATCATGTCTTTGTTCTCCAATAACTGAATTCAATATTGATGGCGAGATTGCagaaattgaataaatatttcCCCGGATCCCAAATAGCCGAAGGATACATCGGGTGCATACctacaaacaaaaaagaaaatcataaaaaaccaagactcataatttttttttttaaatctataaatAGCACATAATCTATATCTATGCAGAGCAATTAACAAATATCTATCAATGGTAAACCTACTTTTGAATATCATAATGTGGACTTCATAAACCAAGACCTTTCTTTCAAGAATATACTAAAATCCATTCTCAATGTGAAAATCAGACACGAACACCAACAGTGACCAATTTCACATTAATTAAGTTTCTATTGAAGCAATTATTATCTAGACAAGTAACATTTATTACCGCGGGTTCACAATCATATATGTGAATCCCTGTAACTCACTAAATTAACCAGTTAAGGTTCAAAATACTTcataaatacattttttctaCTCTTCAAAGCAATACAACCAAACTTATCTAATATAGCTTCAAAGCAGGAATAACATTATAATGTGTAAATGACATGAGGCCCTGAAATACAAcatgaaatgaaaagagaaTAATGTAtcactgtaaaaaaaaaaaaaaaaggtaaaaagatAGTGAGATTTGATGATAAACAACATGAAATTGAAAGAAtgatgaaatttgaaaatcaataagCGACATTTTCAATATTCCTTTGCCAAATTACTACACGAATTCGATATTTGGAACTACAACTAAATTTCGATAAAGTTTGTGCATAATATAGAAACCCTAGATTAGACGAAAGAACACGAACCCCGACAGACAACAAGTCCTTCACGGCGTGAGAAGGCAATCCTTTAACGACGTCGTGTAGAGCCCCCACATCATCGTCGTCGCCGTGGCATTCCACGGCGGAGGAGATAACATGCGCCGCCTCGGAATCAAAGCTAACGTGCTCCGCTTCGGTATTGTTCGTGTTCGCGTTCGCCATTTTACAACGGCTCTCTCGGAGGGCAATGGCGGCACTGTCTCTCTCGGGGAGTTTCgactttttgagtttttttttttttttttttagttcaaagaGGAGTGAGTGAGTATAGGGAAAGTGTTGGGTATTTATATGGGACACGAGTCGCTTTTAACATTAGGTGCAAGTCATCGCCATCTTGGTCGTTGGATTCGTTTACCTTGTTCTTTACCGTTAAAACTCTCCCTCaggcccccttttttttttttttttttttaaacatataaaaaaatttaaaaaaaaaattaacccccctaatatttggaatttgatttGCAGGTGGTTTTCCTTCAACCGGTTTTTCATCCACATAAGAGGTCAAGTCCAACATTTTGTTAAAGTCAGAGATTAAGTTAAGTCTCAGTCAACTCGTTAGCGTTAAGTTGTCACTTTTATTATGAGCTATAACTTTTGGTGTAGTGGGTAAATGTTTAGCGCTAACAATTGGTATTGGACTAAACTAACATAATTTTAGATACTTTTAGTTAATTAAAGTAGTTTTTATGAACTTTTTTAACTTTCTCAAGACAAATTTTACTTCCAACCAAATATATTATGTTAAAATGTTAATATACTTATCATAAAATGTTAATACTTGTGTTGGGCTTAGTTGCCACAAGTACAGTGTTAAGGAGGCAACATTTATAACCTCCCTCTCTCCAAAACAACCATGTCctctatcaaaaaagaaatgtaCCATGTCCGCATATGTTGTTTTCTCATCCATGTGCCTAGTAGTTActtgctttttttcttctttttttctttcttatttgaactttttttagCATGGGACATATAGAAAATTCAGCATTTAGACTATCAACTCAAGAATTCACTTCAAActgattcaaaaaaattcacGTCGAACCTCACATCAGATTTGTGGGGGGTCAAATCGAAGTCAAGGAAGAACAATTAGAAACCGAACTGGAAGGCCGCAAAGGGACCGTCCTCGTTAATATCCCATGACAGCGAACACAAGTCCATGTCATTGGATGCATCCAAATGCTTAAAACATGGTGAACTTTGATAGAAATCATTTTATAAATCCTATGAAAAATCCTCATATGTACAACAATATCTGGTTCATATTGAACTATCAACTATATTTGATTTAGAAGTCATGTGAACACAATTACTCCCAGCACACTCGTATTGAACAGGAAGAGAAAAGTTGGAGTTGAACAAACAAAGATGAACATAGTGCTTTCAATAAGAGCATTTTTTATTACGCACTGCATGCGCCACGGCAGTTAAAATCATGTgttcaaaacacaattttcaattaaattatgaAGTCGTGTTTTCAAGATATGATTtcacattttcaaaattataactgaaatcatgttttgaacACATAATTTTTCAAAGCTGTGTGTATGGATGTGTGCAACAAACATTAATCTTTCAATAATGTGCTCACGTATATAGATCCGGACAACCAGTTCCCCTGGTGCTTGATTATATCATTGAATATTGAGATCTAGCAACATATTTTGGCCAATACATAATATTTTAGTGTGTATCTTTTCATACAGATTATCGAGGTTTATGATTATACTCCAATATATCATTTAAATACGGTTTAGGATCTAAATCATAGTTGTTCAAAGTTCAATCACAGACAAAGGTCACAACCAGTTTCAAATTGAAAGCAAAAGCTAGATAATAGTTCAGTTATAGAATTAAAGGAAGTACCAGTTTACTCAATGGTTGTCACCAACATAAGAACCGATTTTATATCAATTGACTTCATGAATTTAAGACATTGCCTAAGCCAAATATTAAGCAGCTTTATATCGTTTAGCTAAATACAATTTGACAAGATCTAGAATGCCTGGGAAACAACAATAATTCCTTGAGAACACAAAGCTTCTCCTctgaatttaaattataagaAGAGATTTTCATTGTCTTTAAGACCTTTGCCCTTTTTAGGAAATGTTTAACAAGTTTCAGCTCATTCTTTAACCCTTCAAATCCTTCATAATGAAGAGTTGTAAGGCATGATGACAGACATTTGCGAACAACTTGTTGCAGTGGCTCCTCATACAATATCATGTCACAAGTGAAACTCTCTCCCTTTTCACAACTAAAAAAGTTCCTTTCTTCCTAACAACAAAAGACAGTAGTTACTTGAAACAATtcaggaatgaaaaaaataaaagataaaaaagacaTTATATCATCATTTGAACTTACATACCTTTTCAACAACAAGTACTGCAAGATTAGGAGTCACTTGAAGCAAGTGCGGTAGCACATGCAACATACAAGGACCCTTAACCTTTAAGAAAGACAAATTATGAAACACAGGAGGATCAAATTCAGAAGCATTGCAGAGGAACTGCACCACAACACAACAATCACAAGTCACAAACAACAATATTACTGCTTGTCCGAGATTGAAGCTCTCAACcatttaataataaaacatgaaaaaactTGTGCTTGTTTTACCTCAGTGGTATTTGCTGACAAATGGAGGGACTTAATGTCACAGAGTTCTCCGATGAAGTCCCATGCCCTACTTCCATAGTGTtcataataatcaattttagtTAAATCAACATCAATATCAATGACCACTTCGACCAAGTTAGACAGATCTTCCAACAATATGCTATCCAAATGACCCCCAAAATTAAGGTACTCCAAAGCTGGGGCCTTTATTTCAAGTTTGTAAGGCAACTcatcaaatttcatatataaatgtAATCTTTTCAGCGTAGGCGAAATGAATTTACAATGCCAATCCGCGTACCAACAATGTACTTTAACAGACAAATCTTGTAGCACCGGACATAAAGTGGGTAGAGTAAAAAGATAGTCGCAGCTATTGAAGTTAAATTCAAGATGCAGAATCTTCAGACTCGGGAACACAATGGATGAAGATGGAGGAGTATCATACTCAAAATTGCCACTCAATTTCAAAGCTATTAGTGTTTTACAGTTAAAGAGGCTACAGGGCAAGTAGAAAGATCGGTTAGAGTTAGGATCGATGTGAAGGTCAATATCTTCCACGCCACGAGCAATCGTAGCGCGGACCCATGTATCCATGTGTACTGGGTCATAAACTCCATGATCCCAATGGAGACGAAATTTTTGTACATGACTCGCACCGCGAAGAGCCCAGACTCTGGATACTATATGcgcaaaattaaaattgtacCGTTTATGACTTTGCACTTCAGCTGAGGACGACGTCGTTGTGAGTTCGTAGTAGTCGAAGTCAAGCTTTGGCACAAGAGTCCAGAGTGTCTTCCACCTGCTCGACAAAATGCTCGTGACAACAGCCTCTTTGGTTGTGAGAAACGAAAGGATACGGCAGAGGA
This DNA window, taken from Quercus robur chromosome 2, dhQueRobu3.1, whole genome shotgun sequence, encodes the following:
- the LOC126712517 gene encoding uncharacterized protein LOC126712517 isoform X1, with the protein product MANANTNNTEAEHVSFDSEAAHVISSAVECHGDDDDVGALHDVVKGLPSHAVKDLLSVGVCTRCILRLFGIRGNIYSISAISPSILNSVIGEQRHDEDISSNSKESEFEEVLCALCLGILQFIYCDNKEIPVKKGSASDMAVAISELVKQEGYQIDSFSLEVSVPPIILENENSVRLYMKRKYGTEPWFQGGPFSQSISAKDALKFSLAKPLETLLDCKSGISNFRIRLTFSHKASKVVQSVAVSKQGCKRIKTGNSVDSLDDSVAGDIKCSDLADATVERSFDGLQDNESSECFKFPLQKVNDACHLVLLCQRTPIYFGGRYLKYSRNVSQTRWIIDDERMGEASVEEIIGSNIQPLCQGDNYKFHAAGREDIDVRMLGSGRPFLVEVQNARRIPSEAFVREIETSINNLENKLVGVKNLKVVGIEGWTMMREGEAEKQKQYAALVWISRPLEDVGLDSISSLKDMKILQGTPIRVLHRRSPLQREKIIHWMKIERIVGSSQYFLLHLCTQAGTYIKEFVHGDLGRTHPSIGSILGCRAEILQLDVTDVKMDCFLTE
- the LOC126712517 gene encoding uncharacterized protein LOC126712517 isoform X2 translates to MANANTNNTEAEHVSFDSEAAHVISSAVECHGDDDDVGALHDVVKGLPSHAVKDLLSVGVCTRCILRLFGIRGNIYSISAISPSILNSVIGEQRHDEDISSNSKESEFEEVLCALCLGILQFIYCDNKEIPVKKGSASDMAVAISELVKQEGYQIDSFSLEVSVPPIILENENSVRLYMKRKYGTEPWFQGGPFSQSISAKDALKFSLAKPLETLLDCKSGISNFRIRLTFSHKASKVVQSVAVSKQGCKRIKTGNSVDSLDDSVAGDIKCSDLADATVERSFDGLQDNESSECFKFPLQKVNDACHLVLLCQRTPIYFGGRYLKYSRNVSQTRWIIDDERMGEASVEEIIGSNIQPLCQGDNYKFHAAGREDIDVRMLGSGRPFLVEVQNARRIPSEAFVREIETSINNLENKLVGVKNLKVVGIEGWTMMREGEAEKQKQYAALVWISRPLEDVGLDSISSLKDMKILQGTPIRVLHRRSPLQREKIIHWMKIERIVGSSQYFLLHLCTQYWFNPRLQSRDSTT
- the LOC126712517 gene encoding uncharacterized protein LOC126712517 isoform X3; this translates as MANANTNNTEAEHVSFDSEAAHVISSAVECHGDDDDVGALHDVVKGLPSHAVKDLLSVGVCTRCILRLFGIRGNIYSISAISPSILNSVIGEQRHDEDISSNSKESEFEEVLCALCLGILQFIYCDNKEIPVKKGSASDMAVAISELVKQEGYQIDSFSLEVSVPPIILENENSVRLYMKRKYGTEPWFQGGPFSQSISAKDALKFSLAKPLETLLDCKSGISNFRIRLTFSHKASKVVQSVAVSKQGCKRIKTGNSVDSLDDSVAGDIKCSDLADATVERSFDGLQDNESSECFKFPLQKVNDACHLVLLCQRTPIYFGGRYLKYSRNVSQTRWIIDDERMGEASVEEIIGSNIQPLCQGDNYKFHAAGREDIDVRMLGSGRPFLVEVQNARRIPSEAFVREIETSINNLENKLVGVKNLKVVGIEGWTMMREGEAEKQKQYAALVWISRPLEDVGLDSISSLKDMKILQGTPIRVLHRRSPLQREKIIHWMKIERIVGSSQYFLLHLCTQHTQRT
- the LOC126712517 gene encoding uncharacterized protein LOC126712517 isoform X4; this encodes MANANTNNTEAEHVSFDSEAAHVISSAVECHGDDDDVGALHDVVKGLPSHAVKDLLSVGVCTRCILRLFGIRGNIYSISAISPSILNSVIGEQRHDEDISSNSKESEFEEVLCALCLGILQFIYCDNKEIPVKKGSASDMAVAISELVKQEGYQIDSFSLEVSVPPIILENENSVRLYMKRKYGTEPWFQGGPFSQSISAKDALKFSLAKPLETLLDCKSGISNFRIRLTFSHKASKVVQSVAVSKQGCKRIKTGNSVDSLDDSVAGDIKCSDLADATVERSFDGLQDNESSECFKFPLQKVNDACHLVLLCQRTPIYFGGRYLKYSRNVSQTRWIIDDERMGEASVEEIIGSNIQPLCQGDNYKFHAAGREDIDVRMLGSGRPFLVEVQNARRIPSEAFVREIETSINNLENKLVGVKNLKVVGIEGWTMMREGEAEKQKQYAALVWISRPLEDVGLDSISSLKDMKILQGTPIRVLHRRSPLQREKIIHWLEPYHYDEN